A DNA window from Actinokineospora baliensis contains the following coding sequences:
- a CDS encoding ABC transporter ATP-binding protein: MQALTLEAVRKVYGKGDGAVTALDGVTVGLPKGSFTAVMGPSGSGKSTFLHCAAGLDRPTAGRVMLGDTDLASLSENDLTRLRRGRIGFVFQAYNLLPSLTVVQNITLPLRLAGEQPDRAWLRQVVDRVGIGDRLGHRPAELSGGQQQRVAIARALVTRPEVLLADEPTGALDTRTGRQVLELLRTLVDTLGQTVLMVTHDPVAASYAHRALFLADGRLAGSLERPSAAAVAERMTHLGEW, encoded by the coding sequence ATGCAGGCGCTGACGTTGGAGGCCGTGCGGAAGGTGTACGGCAAAGGGGACGGCGCGGTCACTGCGCTGGACGGGGTCACCGTAGGACTGCCCAAGGGCAGCTTCACCGCCGTGATGGGACCGTCGGGTTCCGGTAAGAGCACGTTCCTGCACTGCGCGGCCGGGTTGGACCGGCCGACGGCGGGCCGCGTGATGCTCGGGGACACCGACCTGGCCAGCCTGAGCGAGAACGACCTGACCCGGCTGCGGCGCGGCAGGATCGGCTTCGTCTTCCAGGCCTACAACCTGCTCCCCTCACTCACGGTGGTGCAGAACATCACGCTGCCGCTGCGGCTGGCCGGTGAGCAGCCGGACCGGGCCTGGTTGCGGCAGGTGGTGGACCGGGTCGGGATAGGCGACCGCTTGGGCCACCGGCCCGCCGAGCTCTCCGGTGGCCAACAGCAGCGGGTGGCGATCGCCCGGGCCCTGGTGACCCGGCCGGAGGTGCTGCTGGCGGATGAGCCCACCGGTGCCCTGGACACCCGCACGGGCAGGCAGGTTCTGGAGCTGCTGCGCACCTTGGTCGACACCCTTGGCCAGACAGTGCTGATGGTGACCCACGACCCGGTCGCCGCTTCTTACGCCCATCGAGCCCTGTTCCTCGCGGACGGTCGGTTGGCGGGATCGCTGGAGCGCCCGAGTGCCGCCGCGGTCGCCGAGCGCATGACGCACCTCGGGGAGTGGTGA
- a CDS encoding FtsX-like permease family protein, whose translation MLSLSLQTVRTRLSGLVGAFLAVLCGTALVGACGVLIESGIRAGVPTQRYAAAAAVVGGKQSVRPEGVDAIAALPASEQAAVDAGLIDRVAAVPGVRAAVGEVDFPATLVTASGPVATDTRGHNWAASVLGPFPITAGAAPTRADHVVLDANLAARAGVVPGQRVRVETPLGIREYEVSGLAAADGLTRQSALWFAEDQAAALFGRPGQVHAIGVLGDASGVERALAGADLEVATGNDRGTVEFADVSQARAILTALAASLSGVVVLVMVFVVGSTLALSVAQRRREFALLRAIAATPKQIRALIGAETLLVTGVAGLLGAVGAIPVAGLLRDAFARIGIVPSDFELAIGPLPLVAALLLGVGAARFAAYTAGRGPSRISPVEALGEAVVERRALGRGRTVAGVIALAVGVVGSTLPLFLHGPIVAGLSALAALVIVIGVGALGPRVVGAAIRFVAGPLGRVSRVGGYLAAANSRANTRRLAAAITPLMLAVGFAVAQFFSQTTHTAAVQRQTELSTVADYVITSQSGGLPPSAAVAVREVPGVAAATPVVRTQVFTTTKMGENVELRAGAALGVDGDQVRGTVDLGSVTGDLTALTGDTVALSESQASWMDKRIGDRVPLHFGDGRAAEPRLVATYTHDLAFGDFVLPAATARAHTTNQTDSSILVRLTPTADGAPVADALRALTARFPTLVVGDRTAMTAAGTAVREQQFWVNVVAFGVVLGYIVISVANTLVMTTAQRAREFALLRLIGGTRRQVKRMMRIEALLVGGIAVVVGSLIPLLPLTFLGIGLAGNPVPSGPFLTYLGIIGSALLLGLIAITVPTRLGLRARPIDAIGLRD comes from the coding sequence GTGCTGAGCCTTTCGTTGCAGACGGTCCGGACCCGGTTGAGCGGGTTGGTGGGCGCGTTCCTCGCCGTGTTGTGCGGGACTGCGCTGGTCGGAGCATGCGGGGTACTGATCGAGTCGGGCATCCGCGCGGGGGTGCCCACCCAGCGCTACGCGGCCGCGGCGGCGGTCGTCGGCGGCAAGCAGTCGGTGCGACCGGAGGGGGTCGATGCGATCGCGGCGTTGCCCGCGTCGGAGCAGGCGGCGGTCGACGCGGGCCTGATCGATCGGGTCGCCGCGGTGCCGGGGGTTCGCGCGGCGGTCGGTGAGGTGGACTTCCCCGCGACGCTGGTCACCGCTTCCGGTCCGGTGGCGACCGATACTCGCGGGCACAACTGGGCGGCGTCGGTGCTGGGGCCGTTCCCGATCACCGCAGGCGCCGCTCCGACCCGTGCCGACCACGTGGTGCTGGACGCGAACCTGGCTGCGCGTGCCGGGGTCGTGCCAGGTCAGCGGGTACGGGTGGAGACACCGCTGGGCATCCGGGAGTACGAGGTGAGCGGGCTCGCGGCGGCGGACGGGCTGACCAGGCAGTCGGCGCTGTGGTTCGCCGAGGACCAGGCAGCCGCGTTGTTCGGCAGGCCGGGGCAGGTGCACGCGATCGGGGTGCTCGGCGACGCGTCGGGGGTCGAGCGGGCGCTGGCGGGCGCCGACCTGGAGGTGGCGACGGGCAACGACCGCGGCACGGTCGAGTTCGCCGACGTCAGCCAGGCCAGGGCGATCCTCACCGCGCTGGCCGCGTCCCTCAGCGGCGTGGTGGTGCTGGTCATGGTGTTCGTCGTGGGCAGCACCCTCGCGCTGTCGGTGGCGCAGCGGCGGCGTGAGTTCGCCCTGCTGCGGGCGATCGCGGCGACGCCGAAGCAGATCCGGGCGCTGATCGGTGCCGAGACGCTGCTGGTGACCGGGGTCGCGGGCCTGCTCGGCGCGGTCGGGGCGATCCCGGTGGCCGGGCTGCTGCGGGACGCGTTCGCCCGGATCGGCATCGTGCCGTCCGATTTCGAGCTCGCCATCGGACCGCTGCCCCTCGTGGCGGCCTTGCTTCTCGGCGTGGGCGCGGCCAGGTTCGCTGCCTACACCGCCGGTCGCGGCCCTTCGCGGATCTCACCGGTCGAGGCGCTGGGGGAGGCCGTAGTGGAGCGGCGCGCGCTAGGGCGTGGGCGGACCGTGGCTGGGGTCATCGCGCTGGCGGTCGGGGTCGTCGGGTCAACGCTGCCGCTGTTCCTGCACGGCCCGATCGTCGCCGGGCTCAGTGCGCTGGCGGCGTTGGTGATCGTGATCGGCGTAGGCGCGCTCGGCCCCCGGGTCGTCGGTGCGGCGATCCGTTTCGTCGCTGGACCTCTTGGCCGCGTGTCGCGGGTCGGTGGCTACCTCGCGGCAGCCAACAGCCGCGCCAACACACGGCGGTTGGCGGCCGCGATCACGCCGCTGATGCTCGCGGTCGGGTTCGCCGTCGCCCAGTTCTTCAGCCAGACGACGCACACCGCGGCCGTGCAGCGGCAGACCGAGCTGAGCACCGTCGCCGACTACGTAATCACCAGCCAGTCAGGTGGGCTGCCACCGTCGGCCGCGGTCGCTGTGCGCGAGGTTCCTGGCGTCGCGGCGGCGACCCCGGTGGTGCGCACGCAGGTGTTCACCACGACGAAGATGGGCGAGAACGTGGAACTCCGCGCGGGAGCCGCCCTCGGTGTCGACGGCGACCAGGTGCGCGGCACCGTCGACCTCGGTTCGGTGACCGGTGACCTCACCGCGCTGACCGGCGACACCGTCGCGCTGAGCGAGTCCCAGGCGAGCTGGATGGACAAGCGGATCGGCGACCGCGTCCCACTGCACTTCGGTGACGGCCGCGCGGCCGAACCCCGCCTGGTGGCCACCTACACCCACGACCTGGCCTTCGGCGACTTCGTCCTCCCCGCCGCGACCGCCCGCGCCCACACCACCAACCAGACCGACAGCTCCATCCTGGTCCGCCTGACCCCCACCGCCGACGGCGCCCCGGTCGCCGACGCCCTACGCGCCCTGACCGCCCGATTCCCCACCCTCGTCGTCGGCGACCGCACGGCGATGACCGCCGCGGGCACAGCCGTGCGGGAGCAGCAGTTCTGGGTCAACGTGGTCGCCTTCGGCGTGGTCCTCGGCTACATCGTCATCTCGGTGGCCAACACCCTCGTGATGACCACGGCCCAACGAGCCCGCGAGTTCGCCCTGCTCCGCCTCATCGGCGGCACGAGGCGCCAGGTCAAGCGCATGATGCGGATCGAGGCCCTGCTGGTCGGCGGCATCGCGGTCGTGGTCGGCAGCCTGATCCCGTTGCTACCCTTGACGTTTCTCGGCATCGGTCTGGCGGGCAACCCGGTCCCTTCCGGACCGTTCCTGACCTACCTCGGCATCATCGGCTCAGCGCTGCTGCTCGGCCTGATCGCGATCACCGTCCCCACGCGACTGGGGTTGCGCGCCCGCCCGATCGACGCCATCGGCCTGCGGGATTGA
- a CDS encoding methylenetetrahydrofolate reductase, which yields MTTALDRLRGRAPVFSVEFFPPRSDDEERLLWRTIRELEPLDPAYISVTYGAGGSRRDRTIRTTARVATETTLLPVAHLTAVDHSVAELRNVIGWYAAVGVRTILAIRGDPPGDIHGEWVPHPAGLQYAAELVTLIRELGDFCVGVAASPYGHPRSPDLATDTEYLVRKLRAGADFAIAQLFFEAGDFLRLRDRVADRGCDAVMLPGVMPFTAPRTFAKAVELAGVPAPARVLSRLEPWLEDKVSFRAAGIDLATELCEELLAEGVPGLHFYTLNRSKATREVVSRLGLTAARV from the coding sequence ATGACGACCGCCCTCGACCGCCTGCGCGGCCGCGCCCCGGTGTTCTCGGTCGAGTTCTTCCCGCCCCGCAGCGACGACGAGGAACGCCTGCTGTGGCGCACGATCCGCGAACTCGAACCCCTCGACCCGGCCTACATCTCGGTCACCTACGGCGCTGGCGGCTCGCGGCGGGACCGCACCATCCGCACCACGGCCAGGGTCGCCACCGAGACGACCTTGCTCCCGGTGGCCCACCTGACCGCGGTGGACCACTCCGTGGCCGAACTGCGCAACGTCATCGGCTGGTACGCCGCCGTGGGCGTGCGCACCATCCTGGCCATCCGCGGCGACCCACCCGGCGACATCCACGGCGAGTGGGTCCCCCACCCCGCCGGTCTCCAGTACGCCGCGGAACTGGTCACCCTGATCCGCGAACTGGGCGACTTCTGCGTGGGGGTGGCCGCCTCGCCGTACGGCCACCCCCGCTCCCCCGACCTGGCCACCGACACCGAGTACCTGGTGCGCAAGCTGCGCGCGGGAGCGGATTTCGCGATAGCCCAACTGTTCTTCGAAGCGGGCGACTTCCTCCGGCTGCGGGACCGGGTCGCCGACCGCGGGTGCGACGCGGTCATGCTGCCCGGGGTGATGCCGTTCACCGCACCGCGCACGTTCGCGAAGGCGGTGGAGTTGGCCGGGGTGCCCGCCCCCGCCCGGGTGCTGTCCAGACTGGAACCGTGGCTGGAGGACAAGGTGTCGTTCCGGGCGGCGGGCATCGACCTGGCCACGGAGTTGTGCGAGGAGTTGCTGGCCGAAGGTGTTCCCGGACTGCACTTCTACACGTTGAACCGCTCCAAGGCGACCCGCGAGGTCGTTTCGCGGTTGGGGTTGACGGCCGCGCGGGTGTAG
- the metK gene encoding methionine adenosyltransferase, with protein sequence MSSRLFTSESVTEGHPDKLCDAISDSVLDALLRVDPRSRVAVETLVTTGQVHVVGEVTTGAYADIPTIVREVVLGVGYDSSAKGFDGNSCGVNVAIGAQSPDIAQGVDTAHERRVGGAADEIDQQGAGDQGLMFGYACTDTPELMPLPIALAHRLSRRLTAVRKDGTLPYLRPDGKTQVTVEYAGDQPVRLDTVVVSSQHADGVDLEKMLAVDVREQVVEPEVAALGLSSSDTRLLVNPTGRFVIGGPMGDAGLTGRKIIVDTYGGMARHGGGAFSGKDPSKVDRSAAYALRWVAKNVVAAGLATRAEVQVAYAIGKAAPVGLFLETFGTETLDPVKIQQAIREVFDLRPAAIIRDLDLLRPIYAPTAAYGHFGRTDVDLPWERTDRADALRQVVG encoded by the coding sequence ATGTCCTCGAGGTTGTTCACAAGCGAATCGGTGACCGAGGGCCACCCGGACAAGCTCTGCGACGCGATCAGCGACTCGGTGCTCGACGCGCTGCTGCGGGTGGACCCGCGCTCGCGGGTCGCGGTGGAGACCCTGGTGACCACCGGCCAGGTGCACGTGGTCGGGGAGGTGACCACCGGGGCGTACGCCGACATCCCCACCATCGTGCGGGAAGTGGTGCTCGGCGTCGGCTACGACTCCTCGGCGAAGGGGTTCGACGGGAACTCGTGCGGGGTCAACGTGGCGATCGGGGCGCAGTCGCCCGACATCGCGCAGGGCGTGGACACCGCGCACGAGCGGCGGGTGGGCGGCGCCGCCGACGAGATCGACCAGCAGGGCGCCGGTGACCAGGGCCTGATGTTCGGCTACGCCTGCACCGACACCCCGGAGCTGATGCCGCTGCCGATCGCGTTGGCGCACCGGCTGTCGCGGCGGCTGACCGCGGTCCGCAAGGACGGCACGCTGCCGTACCTCCGCCCGGACGGCAAAACGCAGGTGACCGTGGAGTACGCGGGTGACCAGCCGGTGCGATTGGACACCGTGGTGGTGTCCTCGCAGCACGCCGACGGGGTCGACCTGGAGAAGATGCTCGCGGTGGACGTACGCGAGCAGGTGGTCGAGCCCGAGGTGGCCGCGCTCGGGCTGTCCTCTTCGGACACCCGATTGCTGGTGAACCCGACGGGCCGGTTCGTGATCGGCGGGCCGATGGGCGACGCCGGGCTGACCGGTCGGAAGATCATCGTCGACACCTACGGCGGCATGGCGCGGCACGGTGGTGGCGCGTTCTCCGGCAAGGACCCGTCCAAAGTAGACCGCTCGGCGGCGTACGCGCTGCGCTGGGTGGCCAAGAACGTGGTGGCCGCCGGGTTGGCCACCAGGGCTGAGGTGCAGGTCGCCTACGCCATCGGCAAAGCAGCGCCGGTGGGGTTGTTCCTGGAGACCTTCGGCACCGAGACGCTGGACCCGGTGAAGATCCAGCAGGCCATCCGCGAGGTGTTCGACCTGCGGCCCGCGGCGATCATCCGCGACCTCGACCTGCTGCGGCCGATCTACGCGCCGACCGCGGCCTACGGCCACTTCGGCCGCACCGACGTCGACCTGCCGTGGGAGCGCACCGACCGGGCCGACGCGCTGCGCCAGGTGGTCGGCTAG
- a CDS encoding methyltransferase: protein MAPTDSPSPLPLMGLATSFWQFKTLASAYELGLFARLSGTAGVTAAELAADLGIEERPAEMLLTGCTALGLLDKRDGRYGNSAMSEEYLVPGKPSHLGGLITMFDQRLYAGWDKLTTAIRTNRPTTWDPDRERSLFESADPRMLEVFWEAMHAMSTQTARTLASHVDLSRYHRLLDVGGGSAAFDIELTLAYPQLRANVYELAFVAEIAEHNIKAAGATERVGTISGDFFTDEAFPGGHDLHLFSMVMHDWDEARNRVLLRKSFEALEPGGAVVLCELLVDDDKTGPLPAAMMSLNKLVETEGRNYTVAEYAAWLTDVGFAEPEVVAFDAVGANGVVIAHKR, encoded by the coding sequence ATGGCACCGACCGACTCGCCGTCCCCGTTGCCGCTGATGGGGCTGGCCACCAGCTTCTGGCAGTTCAAGACCCTGGCCTCGGCCTACGAGCTCGGCCTGTTCGCGCGGCTGTCGGGCACCGCGGGCGTCACCGCCGCCGAGCTGGCCGCGGACCTCGGGATCGAGGAGCGGCCCGCGGAGATGCTGCTGACCGGCTGCACCGCGCTGGGGCTGCTCGACAAGCGCGACGGGCGCTACGGCAACAGCGCGATGAGCGAAGAGTACCTGGTGCCGGGCAAGCCGAGCCACCTCGGCGGCCTGATCACCATGTTCGACCAGCGGCTGTACGCGGGCTGGGACAAGCTGACCACCGCGATCCGCACCAACCGGCCGACCACCTGGGACCCAGACCGGGAGCGCTCGCTGTTCGAGAGCGCCGACCCGAGGATGCTGGAGGTGTTCTGGGAGGCCATGCACGCCATGTCCACCCAGACCGCGCGCACCCTGGCGTCCCATGTGGACCTGAGCCGCTACCACCGGCTGCTCGACGTCGGCGGCGGTTCCGCGGCGTTCGACATCGAACTCACCCTCGCCTACCCGCAGCTGCGCGCGAACGTCTACGAGCTCGCGTTCGTGGCCGAGATCGCCGAGCACAACATCAAGGCGGCGGGCGCCACCGAGCGGGTCGGCACGATCAGCGGGGACTTCTTCACCGACGAGGCGTTCCCCGGCGGGCACGACCTGCACCTGTTCTCGATGGTGATGCACGACTGGGACGAGGCCCGCAACCGGGTGCTGCTGCGCAAGTCGTTCGAGGCGCTGGAGCCCGGCGGCGCGGTGGTGCTGTGCGAGCTGCTCGTCGACGACGACAAGACCGGCCCGCTGCCCGCGGCGATGATGAGCCTCAACAAGCTCGTCGAGACCGAGGGCCGCAACTACACCGTCGCGGAGTACGCGGCGTGGCTCACCGACGTCGGGTTCGCCGAGCCCGAGGTCGTCGCCTTCGACGCGGTCGGCGCCAACGGGGTCGTCATCGCGCACAAGCGCTGA